From Nicotiana tabacum cultivar K326 chromosome 15, ASM71507v2, whole genome shotgun sequence, the proteins below share one genomic window:
- the LOC107809301 gene encoding glycosyltransferase BC10-like — MKHETHQNHFISAKLFNSQRYIHSLIVYFLFFGSGLVIGISVSFYLKDVPITLKKKLFSFQPSPLIITPKLNPPPSQSLNLPLNQQPHQRVQVNNDRRVENNNKRKRVGRIGLKDYIKPPEAMHDMNDEELIWRASMVPKVRNFPFKRTPKIAFMFLARGSLPLAPLWERFFKGNEGRYSIYIHSQPSFKGIAPEEGPIFHGRRVPSKRVDWGEFSMVEAERRLLANALLDMSNERFVLLSEACIPLYNFTTIYTYIMNSTKTFVESYDEWGPVGRGRYNSQMTPWVTIEQWRKGSQWFELDREIAVDVITDPKCFNLFKEFCRPACYSDEHYLPTFVTMRYWWKNGNRTLTWVDWTKGGPHPTKFARTEVTKELLNQMRSGIQCEYNGEPTSMCYLFARKFLPSTLERLLKFAPKVMMFG; from the exons ATGAAGCATGAAACACATCAAAATCACTTTATCTCAGCAAAATTATTCAATTCTCAAAGGTACATTCATAGCCTTAttgtttatttccttttctttggcTCTGGTTTGGTTATAGGAATTTCAGTAAGCTTCTATCTAAAAGATGTCCCAATCAcattaaagaaaaaattattttctttccaaCCTTCTCCACTTATAATAACACCAAAATTGAATCCTCCACCATCTCAGTCATTGAATTTACCTTTGAATCAACAGCCGCATCAACGCGTACAAGTGAATAATGATCGTCGCGTCGAGAAtaataataagaggaaaagggtTGGTAGAATAGGGCTAAAAGATTATATTAAGCCTCCAGAAGCCATGCACGATATGAATGATGAAGAGTTAATATGGAGAGCTTCAATGGTTCCTAAGGTTAGAAATTTTCCATTTAAACGTACCCCAAAAATTGCATTCATGTTTTTAGCAAGAGGAAGTTTGCCATTGGCTCCTCTTTGGGAACGATTTTTCAAAGGAAATGAAGGGCGTTACTCCATTTATATTCATTCACAACCTTCTTTCAAAGGAATTGCACCTGAAGAAGGACCTATCTTTCATGGCAGAAGAGTACCAAGTAAG AGAGTGGACTGGGGAGAATTCAGCATGGTGGAAGCAGAACGAAGATTACTAGCCAATGCCTTACTTGACATGTCAAACGAGCGTTTTGTGCTTCTTTCAGAGGCTTGCATTCCGTTGTACAATTTCACTACCATCTACACCTATATCATGAACTCCACGAAAACTTTCGTGGAATCCTATGATGAATGGGGTCCCGTTGGACGTGGACGTTATAATAGTCAGATGACACCATGGGTGACCATCGAACAATGGCGAAAAGGGTCCCAGTGGTTCGAGCTCGACCGGGAGATCGCGGTCGACGTGATCACCGATCCAAAGTGTTTcaatttattcaaagaattttGCAGGCCAGCATGTTACTCAGATGAACATTACTTGCCAACTTTTGTTACTATGAGATATTGGTGGAAAAATGGTAACAGGACGTTGACTTGGGTTGACTGGACAAAAGGTGGGCCCCATCCAACGAAGTTTGCTAGGACAGAGGTGACAAAGGAGTTGTTAAACCAAATGAGAAGTGGAATTCAGTGCGAATATAATGGAGAACCTACAAGTATGTGTTACCTTTTTGCAAGAAAGTTTTTGCCTAGCACATTGGAGAGGCTTTTGAAGTTTGCTCCTAAGGTCATGATGTTCGGttga